In Synechococcus sp. CB0101, a genomic segment contains:
- a CDS encoding chromate transporter, which yields MSASVAASAACQAVQLGDWRELLAVIGDFLRLSLFSLGGGNTLLNEYHHMAVDQYCWLSSRQFAEIYAIAEAAPGPSSMIVGLLGMGAAVKEGPLWGVLSGVMAEISILLPSTLLMVVAALSWNRLRHSPWRVAFERGLGPITLGILFAVGLKILRISDHDTPAYAVSLVVCVLMLRTKISPLWFMSIAGLMGALGLVNR from the coding sequence ATGAGTGCGAGTGTTGCTGCGAGTGCGGCGTGCCAGGCCGTGCAACTCGGGGATTGGCGTGAGTTGTTGGCCGTGATCGGCGACTTCCTTCGCCTGTCTCTGTTCTCGTTGGGGGGAGGTAACACCCTCCTGAATGAGTACCACCACATGGCGGTGGATCAGTACTGCTGGCTCAGCTCTCGCCAGTTCGCTGAGATCTATGCCATCGCTGAGGCAGCGCCGGGCCCCAGCTCGATGATCGTGGGGCTGCTGGGCATGGGAGCGGCCGTGAAGGAGGGCCCCCTTTGGGGGGTGCTGAGCGGTGTGATGGCGGAGATCTCCATCCTTCTGCCCTCCACCCTGCTGATGGTGGTCGCGGCTCTCAGCTGGAATCGCTTGCGCCACAGTCCCTGGCGGGTGGCGTTTGAGCGTGGGCTGGGGCCCATCACCCTGGGCATCCTGTTTGCGGTGGGCTTGAAGATCCTGCGCATTTCCGACCACGACACCCCGGCCTATGCGGTGTCGCTGGTGGTGTGTGTGCTGATGCTGCGCACCAAGATTTCACCGCTCTGGTTCATGTCCATTGCCGGTCTGATGGGCGCGTTGGGGCTGGTTAACCGCTGA
- the minE gene encoding cell division topological specificity factor MinE: MTLRDFINKLLGRQPASATTAKQRLQLVLAHDRSDLNPELLEQMRREILEVVSRYVEIDIEEGDVSLETEDRVTALVANLPIRRTKPLPVEEPHDEKAETDPVWTASQA, from the coding sequence ATGACCCTGCGCGATTTCATCAACAAGCTGCTCGGTCGCCAGCCCGCCAGCGCCACCACCGCCAAGCAGCGGCTTCAGCTGGTGCTTGCCCACGACCGCAGCGACCTCAATCCCGAGCTGCTGGAGCAGATGCGCCGGGAAATCCTCGAAGTGGTGAGCCGCTACGTGGAGATCGACATCGAGGAAGGCGACGTGAGCCTGGAAACCGAAGACCGCGTCACCGCCTTGGTGGCCAACCTCCCCATCCGGCGCACCAAGCCGCTGCCTGTCGAGGAGCCACACGACGAGAAGGCAGAAACCGATCCGGTTTGGACCGCCAGCCAGGCCTGA
- a CDS encoding response regulator transcription factor produces MPSPSSPTVTPAEHQVLHHLLQGLNNRSIASALVLSPRTVENHISRLLAKTGCQSRTQLLLWAQVER; encoded by the coding sequence ATGCCCTCCCCCTCATCGCCAACGGTTACCCCTGCGGAACATCAGGTGCTGCATCACCTGCTGCAAGGCCTGAACAACCGTTCGATCGCATCAGCCCTGGTGCTGAGCCCACGCACGGTGGAGAACCACATCTCTCGGCTGCTGGCGAAAACCGGCTGCCAAAGCCGCACCCAGCTGCTGCTCTGGGCCCAGGTCGAACGATAA
- a CDS encoding septum site-determining protein MinC, with amino-acid sequence MQAGHHHLELMPQARSTASPLEEVAAWLNRQSAPGSLGLHCNDRVLTLPDVRSIQERLSTADITLVRVEATTALGLVAAASLGLETALTTSRPTAEASPSEPPALTIHRGTLRSGDHLEVEGSLLVLGDVNPGARVSAGGDVRVWGRLRGVAHAGAGGNGAARIVALQLRPLQLRIAAAVARGPEDQPPPGFCEQAVLRGGAIAIEPAEPQWPTQLADLSG; translated from the coding sequence ATGCAAGCCGGCCACCACCACCTGGAGCTGATGCCCCAGGCCCGCAGCACCGCCTCTCCTCTGGAGGAGGTTGCCGCCTGGCTGAACCGCCAGAGCGCCCCCGGCAGCCTTGGGCTCCATTGCAACGACCGGGTGCTCACGCTTCCGGATGTGCGGAGCATTCAGGAACGGCTCAGCACAGCTGACATCACGCTGGTGCGCGTCGAGGCGACTACGGCCCTTGGGCTGGTGGCCGCAGCTTCCCTGGGGCTGGAGACAGCACTAACAACTTCCAGACCAACTGCGGAGGCATCCCCCAGCGAACCCCCAGCGCTGACGATCCATCGCGGCACCCTGCGATCCGGCGACCATCTCGAGGTGGAGGGATCCCTGCTGGTGCTGGGGGATGTCAATCCCGGTGCGCGGGTCAGTGCCGGTGGGGATGTGCGCGTCTGGGGTCGCCTGCGCGGGGTCGCCCATGCGGGCGCAGGTGGCAATGGCGCTGCCCGCATCGTGGCGCTGCAGTTGCGGCCGCTGCAGCTGCGGATCGCGGCTGCTGTGGCTCGCGGCCCCGAGGATCAACCGCCTCCAGGCTTCTGTGAACAGGCCGTGCTCCGCGGTGGGGCGATCGCGATCGAACCGGCAGAACCGCAGTGGCCAACGCAGCTGGCCGATCTCAGCGGTTAA
- a CDS encoding chromate transporter, with translation MAEDAPAPTHLQLFLGMQQVALSSFGGGLSAWSERIVVEERQWMGKEEFITGLTVARLFPGPNQINMAVYIGSRFRGLTGAIAALLGILLLPFSLLMLLGLGYYYLHATLAVDRVLAGVITASAGMALSMGFKIAGAYARDPVAMVLAGASFIAMTVFHVRLVPLVLVAGPLAMAWYWPRQEKP, from the coding sequence ATGGCTGAGGACGCGCCAGCACCCACCCATCTGCAGTTGTTCTTGGGAATGCAGCAGGTGGCGCTCTCCTCTTTTGGTGGGGGGCTCTCCGCCTGGAGTGAGCGGATTGTGGTGGAGGAGCGCCAGTGGATGGGCAAGGAAGAGTTCATCACCGGCCTCACGGTGGCGCGCCTCTTCCCTGGGCCTAATCAGATCAACATGGCGGTGTACATCGGTAGCCGCTTCCGCGGACTCACGGGTGCAATCGCAGCCCTGCTCGGCATCCTGCTGTTGCCGTTCAGCCTGTTGATGCTGCTTGGCCTTGGTTATTACTACCTCCACGCCACATTGGCGGTGGACCGGGTGCTGGCCGGTGTGATCACGGCCTCGGCCGGAATGGCCCTCTCGATGGGTTTCAAGATCGCCGGGGCTTACGCCCGCGATCCTGTGGCGATGGTGTTGGCCGGGGCCAGCTTTATCGCCATGACCGTCTTCCATGTGCGGCTGGTGCCCCTGGTGTTGGTGGCAGGGCCCTTAGCCATGGCCTGGTACTGGCCCCGCCAGGAGAAGCCATGA
- the minD gene encoding septum site-determining protein MinD → MTTSGSRSILICSGKGGVGKTTLTANLGIALARQGMRTAVLDADFGLRNLDLLLGLENRIVYTAQEVLAGNCRLDQALVKHKLEPNLALLPAGNPRMLEWLKPEDMQTIVGMLRESFDIVLIDCPAGIEDGFKNAAGAAEEAIVITTPEVSAVRDADRVIGLLNTRGIKPIQLVLNRVRPKMMANQEMLAVDDVTDILALPLLGLVLEDEQVIVSTNRGEPLTLNGSSSPAAQAYNNIARRVCGEDVPLIDPAKVRRGLRAKLGRLMQTKIF, encoded by the coding sequence GTGACCACCTCGGGGAGCCGCTCCATCCTGATTTGCTCAGGCAAAGGGGGCGTGGGAAAAACCACGCTCACTGCAAACCTGGGCATCGCCCTGGCCCGCCAAGGCATGCGCACCGCTGTGCTCGATGCCGACTTCGGCCTGCGCAACCTCGACTTGCTGCTGGGGCTCGAGAACCGGATCGTGTACACCGCCCAGGAAGTGCTGGCCGGCAACTGCCGTCTGGATCAGGCCTTGGTGAAGCACAAGCTCGAGCCCAACCTCGCGCTGCTTCCGGCGGGCAATCCCCGCATGCTCGAGTGGCTCAAGCCCGAAGACATGCAAACGATTGTGGGCATGCTGCGCGAGAGCTTCGACATCGTGCTGATCGACTGCCCTGCTGGCATTGAAGACGGCTTCAAAAACGCCGCGGGCGCCGCGGAAGAAGCGATCGTGATCACCACCCCGGAAGTGTCCGCCGTGCGGGACGCCGACCGCGTGATCGGCCTGCTCAACACCCGCGGCATCAAGCCGATCCAGCTTGTGCTCAACCGGGTGCGGCCAAAGATGATGGCCAACCAGGAAATGCTGGCCGTTGACGACGTGACCGACATCCTGGCCCTGCCGCTGCTTGGTCTGGTGCTGGAAGACGAGCAGGTGATCGTGAGCACCAACCGCGGCGAGCCCCTCACCCTCAACGGCAGCAGCTCCCCCGCCGCGCAGGCCTACAACAACATTGCCCGGCGCGTCTGCGGGGAAGACGTGCCCCTCATCGACCCAGCCAAGGTGCGGCGCGGCCTACGGGCCAAGCTCGGCCGCCTGATGCAAACCAAGATCTTCTGA
- a CDS encoding phosphatidylserine/phosphatidylglycerophosphate/cardiolipin synthase family protein codes for MVAASSGQQRLLVMPDDGGAAVVELIDQAREELLLKQFKLQSEQIEQALFRARERGVRVRVMLNPHTSGGDRWNDEAFALLQSHGIEVVWTSECFPVTHEKSIVIDGHAALIATFNLSEKYFTETRDYGVISHDPVVIEQVRAGFEADWHRSFFEPRLDVGLVWSNAHSRGQMARVIDAARKTLWIQHPKFVDAVILERIVAARERGVKVRVLCGGKHGLSDWDVYDTFSSLRVMELFGVKIRRQKQLKLHAKLILVDGKAAMTGSMNIDRSAFDVRRELGIEIDCPAVIQRLAATFEADWDAAKKYSAPDPLDPTYHEHGELAPDPHFVHN; via the coding sequence ATGGTCGCCGCCTCCAGCGGTCAGCAGCGGTTGCTTGTGATGCCCGATGACGGGGGCGCCGCGGTGGTGGAGCTGATTGATCAGGCCCGCGAGGAACTGCTGCTGAAGCAGTTCAAGCTGCAGAGCGAGCAGATCGAGCAGGCCCTCTTCCGGGCCCGCGAGCGCGGCGTGCGGGTACGGGTGATGCTCAACCCCCATACCTCCGGTGGCGACCGCTGGAACGATGAAGCCTTTGCTCTGCTGCAGAGCCATGGCATCGAGGTGGTGTGGACGAGTGAGTGCTTCCCGGTCACCCACGAAAAATCAATCGTGATCGACGGCCATGCCGCCTTGATCGCCACGTTCAACCTCTCGGAGAAATACTTCACCGAAACCCGCGACTACGGCGTGATCAGCCATGACCCCGTGGTGATCGAACAGGTGCGTGCGGGCTTTGAGGCGGATTGGCATCGCAGCTTTTTCGAGCCGCGCCTGGATGTGGGGCTGGTGTGGAGCAACGCCCACAGCCGTGGTCAGATGGCCCGGGTAATCGATGCCGCCCGCAAGACCCTCTGGATTCAGCATCCGAAATTCGTGGATGCCGTGATCCTCGAGCGGATCGTGGCGGCGCGGGAACGTGGCGTGAAGGTGCGGGTGCTCTGCGGCGGCAAGCACGGCCTCAGCGATTGGGATGTGTACGACACCTTCAGCTCCCTGCGGGTGATGGAGCTGTTCGGCGTGAAGATCCGCCGCCAGAAACAACTCAAACTGCACGCCAAGTTGATCCTGGTGGATGGCAAGGCGGCGATGACCGGCTCGATGAACATTGATCGCAGCGCCTTTGATGTGCGCCGTGAGCTCGGCATCGAAATCGATTGCCCCGCGGTGATTCAGCGCTTGGCCGCCACCTTTGAAGCCGACTGGGATGCCGCGAAGAAATACAGCGCTCCTGATCCGCTTGATCCCACTTATCACGAACACGGTGAGCTGGCGCCCGACCCCCATTTCGTTCACAACTGA